From Malus sylvestris chromosome 1, drMalSylv7.2, whole genome shotgun sequence:
TAATATTAAGATTTAGTTACTTTTCTCTAGCAGCCGAAATTAGCACATGATTTTGTTGACCGTAGACTGAACTTCTTGCGTCTTGACTCTTGACTAGTTGCGTTGACTCGGCTCCTTCCCTCGTAATTTCCTCTTCTCTTTCCTACCTTCAATTATTCAGTATAAATTGCAGTCTCCCAAGGACTCTTCACTCCGCCAAGACACCTTcaacctctctctccctcttaaTTACCTCTACCATAATATAatctccttttattttcttaatcctTTGGATTCTGCTGAAATATTTAAAGTTTTGGATTCAACTTCTTGCTCTCAGATCTGTCGAGCTCCACAGAAAAATGAAGGTAATTAGGATTTCTCTTTCTGCAGACAactttttatgtgatttttttacataaaagaTATGCTTTCATGACTGATGATGCTACTTTTGGGTAAACCCAAAACTTAATTTTTCGAAAATCTTGGATACCCATACTTTTTTTACACTAATTTGTAACTTGGTTCTGAATTTTGAACTtcgcttttcttttttctttttttttctgactATAATTTGTTGTGAGTCTAAATTCTAATATCTTGTTTCATGACAGAAAGTAGTGTTGAAACTGGAATTACACGACGAGAAGGGTAAGAAGAAAGCCATGAGGGCCGTCTCGGGGCTTGAAGGTATAAATTCCACCATGGCCatatttctctctttttcactcCCATCTCATTAGTTTCGAATTAGCAGACCTAGGCGTAGCCAAGTTAGTTAAAGCAATTTGCTGGTCTGCACTCAAGTTCGAATCCACGTCTATTTGAGTGACGAACTAATTTAATTTTGTGACTGGAATTTTCTGTTTGCAGGGCTTGATTCAATTTCTATGGATATGAAGGACAAGAAACTGACGGTCACAGGGGACATAGATCCAGTGGATTTGGTGGGAAGATTGAGGAAGCTTTGCCGGACGGAGATAGTCTCGGTCGGACCGGcaaaggaggagaagaagaaagaggagccaAAGAAGGAGGAGACAAAGCCGAAAGATCCAAAGGACGAAATGGCTGAGCTTATCAAGGCCTACCAAGCTCATTGTCCTCCAATGCCTGCATATTATTACGTAAAAAGTTCAGAAGAGGATCCCAATGCATGTGTCATTTGCTAAATGGTTGGCAAAGTTTAGTTGATATGGTGGTGTTTATCAAGAagagaaatcaattcaaatgtACAGTGGGTAAAATTGGGATAAAACTTTGGTTAAAAAACATGTGGTTGGTCTTGAATTTTATATGATCTAGAAGTCTCTGTGGTATTTTTGATATGCTACTTTGTATTTTATATGATCtagaatattaaaatttaattaattttctcttGCAGCCAAAATTAGCACATGATTTTGTTGATAatctccttttattttcttaatttcttgAGTACGGGCTCTTTTTATGTGTGCGTAACTGCATGGGCTCGTGATCCAACATGTAGATTATAAAAAAGTTAGAATTTGCTTTGTCACAAAAAGGGGCTCTTGAGTACAGGCAACAACCGCTAACAATCAATGTGGAACTACGTATCACAAGGTCGATTCTC
This genomic window contains:
- the LOC126616697 gene encoding heavy metal-associated isoprenylated plant protein 39-like; its protein translation is MKKVVLKLELHDEKGKKKAMRAVSGLEGLDSISMDMKDKKLTVTGDIDPVDLVGRLRKLCRTEIVSVGPAKEEKKKEEPKKEETKPKDPKDEMAELIKAYQAHCPPMPAYYYVKSSEEDPNACVIC